TTCAGCGCGAAGTCGATCGCGCCGCCGGAGAACGAGAAGCCCAGCCGGATGCCCAGCGCGCTGCAGATCGCGAGCGAGAGACCGGTCATCACCGCGTGGAAGATGTACAGCGGCCACGCGACGAACATGAACGCGAACTCGATCGGCTCGGTGACGCCGGTGATGAACGCGGTCAGCGCGGCCGAGATCATGATCGAGCCGACCAGCTTGCGCTGCGACGGGCGCGCGGTGTGCATGATCGCGAGCGCCGCGGCGGGCAGCGCGAACATCATGATCGGGAAGAACCCGGTCATGAACGCGCCGGAGCCGTTCACGTGGTGGAAGAAGTTGTTCAGGTCGCCGCCTCCGAAGATGAACCACACCGGGACGTTCAGCAGCTGGTGCAGGCCGACCGGGATGAGCAGGCGGTTCAGCAGGCCGTAAACGCCGCTGCCGACCACGGGCGAGCCCATGACCGCTTTGCCGGCCGCGCTGATGCCCTGGTCGACGTACTTGAACAGCAGACCGAAAATCACGCCCAGGACGATCATCGCGAGCGCGGTGACGATCGGCACGAACCGGCGGCCGCCGAAGAAGGCCAGCCAGGACGGCAGCTTGATCCGGTGATAGCGCTGCCAGAGCAGCGCCGCCACGATGCCGGACACGATGCCGGTCAGCACGCTGTAGGGCCAGTGGATCGGCGCGAGGTCCCAGCCGGCCTTGTAGCCCTGCTGGCCGCTGATCGGGGCGATCGCCTGGATGACCTTGTTGAACACGACCCAGCCGATGACCGCGGCGACGGCGGTCGAGCCGTCGCCCTTGCGGGCGAAGCCGACCGCGATGCCGATCGCGAAGATCAGCGGCAGCCAGTCGAAGATGCCACCGCCGGCCGCGCCGATCACGTCGGCGGCTTTGCCCCAGTTCAGGCCGTCTTTGCCGAGGACGTCGTCCTGGCCCAGCCGGTTCAGGATGCCGGCCGCGGGCAGCGTGGCGATCGGCAGCATGAGGCTGCGGCCGAAGCGCTGCAGTCCGGCGAGACCGCTGCCCTTCTTCTTTCCGCTGGCCCCAGCCGCGGTGGTGGCGCTCATCGGATACCTCCATTGTGGGGTTGGTTGCCGGAACTCGGGGTGTTCCGGTCCAGTTGCATGGTCACCTGGTAGTGGTCGCCCCGGTACCAGGACGTCATGTCCTCCACCGGTTCGCCCGCCGAGCTGGAGACCCGGCGGAACACCAGGAGCGGACTGCCGGTGCGCATTCCGAGCAGGCGCGCCGTCTCGCGGTCCGCGGATTCGGCCCAGACCGTCTGGTACGCGTGGTCCGGCCGGCGCGCGAAGACGTCGGCCAGCTGGGCGTACAGCGAACGGGTCAGGTCCAGGTCGAGCAGGCCGGGCGTCCGGCCCGCGTGGTACCAGCCGCGTTCCACGGCCAGCGGCACGCCGTCGGCGCGCCGGAGCCGCACCAGCCGGTGCGCGGGCACGCCCTCGGACAAGCCGAGCGCGTGCGCCGAAGCCACCGGCGGCACCTCGGTCGAGGTCGAGATCACTTCGGTGGTCGGGGTGAGCCCGCGCCGGCGCATGTCGTCGCTGAACGACATCAGGTACACCTGCAGTTCCATCCGCCTCGCGGCGGTGAAGGTGCCCTTGCCCCGGACCCGGGCCAGCAGTCCT
This sequence is a window from Amycolatopsis benzoatilytica AK 16/65. Protein-coding genes within it:
- a CDS encoding GntR family transcriptional regulator; translated protein: MSAAAHVPPSGPEDVVVNGPTPKHAQLREILRRSVERELPPGSPIPSERELAQRYGVSRLTVRSAIGKLVEEGLLARVRGKGTFTAARRMELQVYLMSFSDDMRRRGLTPTTEVISTSTEVPPVASAHALGLSEGVPAHRLVRLRRADGVPLAVERGWYHAGRTPGLLDLDLTRSLYAQLADVFARRPDHAYQTVWAESADRETARLLGMRTGSPLLVFRRVSSSAGEPVEDMTSWYRGDHYQVTMQLDRNTPSSGNQPHNGGIR
- a CDS encoding PTS transporter subunit EIIC; this encodes MSATTAAGASGKKKGSGLAGLQRFGRSLMLPIATLPAAGILNRLGQDDVLGKDGLNWGKAADVIGAAGGGIFDWLPLIFAIGIAVGFARKGDGSTAVAAVIGWVVFNKVIQAIAPISGQQGYKAGWDLAPIHWPYSVLTGIVSGIVAALLWQRYHRIKLPSWLAFFGGRRFVPIVTALAMIVLGVIFGLLFKYVDQGISAAGKAVMGSPVVGSGVYGLLNRLLIPVGLHQLLNVPVWFIFGGGDLNNFFHHVNGSGAFMTGFFPIMMFALPAAALAIMHTARPSQRKLVGSIMISAALTAFITGVTEPIEFAFMFVAWPLYIFHAVMTGLSLAICSALGIRLGFSFSGGAIDFALNSSLDTAHKAWLLIPIGLVFAVIYYVVFRVVITKFNLRTPGREDDSVEGDLERTAAK